In one window of Primulina tabacum isolate GXHZ01 chromosome 8, ASM2559414v2, whole genome shotgun sequence DNA:
- the LOC142554290 gene encoding tyramine N-methyltransferase 1-like has translation MAGDGTYISPTDIAAQIQTSNREAARALDVMLRFLVPHSFLTCSTIRLVNGEVERHYGLAPAGKFYVRDELDGRWGRIILCVAQEERLCVGEYSLKDTVLKEGGTLFERIHGKNYYEFASNLIPKLLRGLIMQWELILP, from the exons ATGGCCGGAGACGGGACCTACATCTCGCCTACCGATATCGCCGCGCAGATCCAGACAAGCAACCGGGAAGCAGCACGAGCGCTCGATGTCATGCTCCGGTTCCTCGTTCCTCACTCTTTTCTCACCTGTTCCACCATTCGTCTCGTGAATGGTGAGGTTGAACGGCACTACGGGCTCGCACCTGCCGGAAAATTCTATGTTAGGGACGAGCTTGACGGTCGTTGGGGCCGTATCATACTCTGTGTTGCCCAGGAGGAACGGTTATGTG tCGGAGA GTATTCATTGAAGGATACGGTTCTTAAAGAAGGTGGCACGTTATTTGAAAGAATTCACGGCAAAAATTATTATGAGTTTGCATCAAATTTGATTCCAAAACTCTTGAGAGGTTTGATAATGCAATGGGAGCTCATTCTACCATGA